One window of the Streptomyces asoensis genome contains the following:
- the dapE gene encoding succinyl-diaminopimelate desuccinylase gives MADTPLDLTLDAAALTARLVDFRSESGTEKPLADAIEAVLRALPHLTVDRYGNNVIARTNLGRAERVVLAGHIDTVPIADNVPSRLDEDGVLWGCGTCDMKSGVAVQLRIAATVPAPNRDLTFVFYDNEEVAADLNGLRHVAEHRPEWLAGDFAVLLEPSDGQVEGGCQGTLRVLLKTKGERSHSARSWMGSNAIHAAAPILARLASYEPRYPVIDGLEYREGLNAVGITGGVAGNVIPDECVVTVNFRYAPDRSEAEAVAHVREVFADCGVAEFVVDDHSPAALPGLSHPAAAAFIKAVGGTPMPKYGWTDVSRFSSLGVPAVNYGPGNPHLAHKRDERVETAKILAGEERLRAWLTA, from the coding sequence ATGGCCGACACCCCGCTTGACCTCACTCTGGACGCCGCCGCACTCACCGCGCGGCTCGTCGACTTCCGTTCGGAGAGCGGCACCGAGAAGCCGCTCGCGGACGCGATCGAGGCCGTCCTGCGCGCGCTGCCCCACCTGACGGTGGACCGCTACGGCAACAACGTGATCGCCCGCACGAACCTGGGCCGCGCGGAGCGCGTGGTCCTCGCCGGCCACATCGACACGGTCCCGATCGCCGACAACGTCCCCTCGCGGCTCGACGAGGACGGGGTCCTGTGGGGCTGCGGCACCTGTGACATGAAGTCCGGGGTGGCGGTCCAGCTGCGCATCGCGGCGACGGTCCCGGCCCCCAACCGCGACCTGACCTTCGTCTTCTACGACAACGAGGAGGTCGCCGCCGACCTCAACGGCCTCAGGCACGTCGCCGAGCACCGTCCGGAGTGGCTGGCGGGCGACTTCGCGGTGCTGCTGGAGCCCTCCGACGGCCAGGTGGAGGGCGGCTGCCAGGGCACCCTGCGGGTCCTGCTGAAGACGAAGGGCGAGCGGTCCCACTCGGCGCGCAGCTGGATGGGCTCCAACGCCATCCACGCGGCGGCCCCGATCCTGGCCCGCCTGGCCTCCTACGAGCCGCGCTACCCGGTCATCGACGGCCTGGAGTACCGCGAGGGACTCAACGCGGTCGGCATCACGGGCGGGGTGGCCGGCAACGTCATCCCCGACGAGTGCGTCGTCACCGTCAACTTCCGCTACGCGCCGGACCGGAGCGAGGCGGAGGCCGTCGCCCACGTCCGCGAGGTCTTCGCCGACTGCGGGGTGGCGGAGTTCGTGGTCGACGACCACAGCCCGGCCGCCCTCCCCGGCCTCTCCCACCCGGCCGCGGCGGCCTTCATCAAGGCGGTCGGCGGCACCCCGATGCCCAAGTACGGCTGGACGGACGTGAGTCGCTTCTCCTCGCTGGGCGTCCCCGCGGTCAACTACGGCCCCGGCAACCCGCACTTGGCGCACAAGCGGGACGAACGCGTGGAGACGGCCAAGATCCTGGCGGGCGAGGAGCGGCTGAGGGCCTGGCTCACCGCCTGA
- a CDS encoding TIGR00730 family Rossman fold protein, giving the protein MATGNPEGKKQPPDEQRLGPVLRRRDQVQSSTTDQRLLDERAPSDWVHTDPWRVLRIQSEFIEGFGTLAELPPAISVFGSARTPVGSPEYEAGVRLGSALVDAGWAVITGGGPGAMEAANKGASEAGGISVGLGIELPFEQGLNPYVDIGLNFRYFFVRKMMFVKYAQGFVVLPGGLGTLDELFEALTLVQTQKVTRFPIVLFGTEYWGGLIDWLRNTLIAQGKAAEKDLLLFHVTDDVEEAVALVSKEAGR; this is encoded by the coding sequence ATGGCTACAGGGAACCCCGAGGGCAAGAAGCAGCCACCGGACGAACAGCGCCTGGGACCGGTCCTCCGGAGGCGGGATCAGGTGCAGTCGAGCACCACGGACCAGCGGCTGCTGGACGAACGGGCCCCCTCCGACTGGGTGCACACGGACCCCTGGCGGGTCCTGCGGATCCAGTCGGAGTTCATCGAGGGCTTCGGCACCCTCGCCGAACTCCCTCCGGCGATCAGCGTGTTCGGTTCCGCCCGCACCCCCGTGGGCTCCCCGGAGTACGAGGCGGGCGTACGGCTCGGCAGCGCCCTCGTCGACGCCGGGTGGGCCGTGATCACCGGCGGTGGCCCGGGCGCGATGGAGGCGGCCAACAAGGGGGCGTCCGAAGCGGGCGGCATCTCGGTGGGCCTGGGCATCGAGCTGCCCTTCGAGCAGGGCCTCAACCCGTACGTCGACATCGGCCTGAACTTCCGTTACTTCTTCGTGCGGAAGATGATGTTCGTGAAGTACGCGCAGGGCTTCGTGGTCCTGCCCGGCGGCCTCGGCACCCTGGACGAACTCTTCGAGGCCCTCACCCTCGTCCAGACCCAGAAGGTCACCCGCTTCCCGATCGTCCTCTTCGGCACGGAGTACTGGGGCGGCCTGATCGACTGGCTGCGGAACACCCTGATCGCCCAGGGCAAGGCCGCCGAGAAGGACCTCCTCCTCTTCCACGTCACGGACGACGTGGAAGAGGCGGTGGCATTGGTGTCGAAGGAGGCGGGCCGCTAG
- the folP gene encoding dihydropteroate synthase, which produces MLRLGRREFGAHEPVIMAIVNRTPDSFYDQGATFRDEPALARVEQAVAEGAAIIDIGGVKAGPGEEVTAQEEARRTVGFVAEVRRRFPDVIISVDTWRAEVGEAVCEAGADVLNDAWGGVDPRLAEVAARYGAGLVCTHAGGAEPRTRPHRVTYDDVMADILRVTVGLAERAAELGVPRESIMIDPGHDFGKNTRHSLEATRRLGEMVETGWPVLVSLSNKDFVGETLDRPVKERVVGTLATTAVSAWLGAQVYRVHEVAETRQVLDMVASIAGYRAPAVARRGLA; this is translated from the coding sequence ATGCTCAGGCTGGGCAGGCGTGAATTCGGCGCGCACGAGCCGGTGATCATGGCGATCGTGAACCGGACCCCCGACTCCTTCTACGACCAGGGGGCGACCTTTCGCGACGAGCCTGCCCTCGCGCGCGTGGAGCAGGCGGTGGCAGAGGGCGCGGCCATCATCGACATCGGTGGCGTCAAGGCCGGGCCCGGCGAAGAGGTCACCGCGCAGGAGGAGGCCCGGCGGACCGTCGGCTTCGTGGCCGAGGTGCGGCGACGCTTCCCGGACGTGATCATCAGCGTGGACACCTGGCGGGCGGAGGTCGGCGAGGCGGTCTGCGAGGCGGGGGCCGATGTCCTCAACGACGCCTGGGGCGGCGTCGATCCGCGGCTGGCGGAGGTCGCAGCGCGGTACGGGGCGGGGCTGGTGTGCACGCACGCGGGGGGCGCCGAGCCGCGGACCCGTCCGCACCGGGTGACGTACGACGACGTCATGGCCGACATTCTGCGGGTGACCGTGGGGCTGGCGGAGCGGGCGGCGGAACTGGGCGTGCCGAGGGAGTCGATCATGATCGATCCGGGGCACGACTTCGGGAAGAACACCCGGCACAGCCTGGAGGCGACCCGGCGGCTCGGGGAGATGGTGGAGACGGGGTGGCCGGTGCTGGTGTCTCTGTCCAACAAGGACTTCGTGGGGGAGACGCTGGACCGGCCGGTGAAGGAGCGGGTGGTGGGGACGCTGGCGACGACCGCCGTGTCGGCGTGGCTGGGGGCGCAGGTGTATCGGGTGCACGAGGTGGCGGAGACCCGGCAGGTGCTGGACATGGTGGCGTCGATCGCCGGGTACCGGGCGCCGGCGGTGGCCCGCCGAGGGCTCGCGTAG
- a CDS encoding DivIVA domain-containing protein → MVMFLFLVIALAVVVAAVTLAVVGGGEGTGPLPEVAPERLHDPLPPDRPVDRSDIDHLRFPLAVRGYRMADVDDALNRVAAELAERDARIADLESALAGARTPADGGHVSMEKPAPEDQQ, encoded by the coding sequence ATGGTTATGTTCTTGTTCCTGGTCATCGCGCTCGCCGTCGTGGTCGCCGCGGTGACACTCGCCGTGGTGGGCGGCGGCGAGGGCACCGGCCCGCTGCCGGAGGTCGCCCCCGAGCGACTGCACGACCCGCTGCCCCCGGACCGCCCGGTCGACCGCTCCGACATCGACCACCTCCGCTTCCCGCTGGCCGTCCGCGGCTACCGCATGGCCGACGTGGACGACGCCCTCAACCGCGTCGCCGCCGAACTCGCCGAGCGCGACGCCCGCATCGCCGACCTGGAGTCCGCGCTGGCCGGCGCCAGGACCCCGGCCGACGGCGGTCACGTCTCCATGGAGAAGCCGGCCCCGGAGGACCAGCAGTGA
- a CDS encoding DNA-3-methyladenine glycosylase I translates to MSDGSVLAGLDGALRCPWALSTPDYVTYHDEEWGRPVHGDDALFERLSLEAFQSGLSWITILRRRPGFRTAFSDFKIASVAVFTDEDRARLLADPGIIRNRAKVDATLANARVLADWAPGDLDELIWSHAPDPAGRPVPKTLADVPAVTEESTALSKALKKRGLRFVGPTTAYALMQACGLVDDHLEACVSRLGTSGDA, encoded by the coding sequence GTGAGCGACGGGAGTGTCCTCGCGGGCTTGGACGGCGCGCTGCGCTGCCCCTGGGCCCTGTCCACGCCGGACTACGTGACCTACCACGACGAGGAGTGGGGCCGCCCGGTCCACGGCGACGACGCGCTGTTCGAACGCCTCAGCCTGGAGGCCTTCCAGTCCGGCCTGTCCTGGATCACGATCCTGCGCCGCCGCCCCGGCTTCCGCACCGCCTTCTCCGACTTCAAGATCGCCTCGGTCGCCGTCTTCACCGACGAGGACCGCGCACGCCTGCTCGCCGACCCGGGCATCATCCGCAACCGCGCCAAGGTCGACGCCACCCTCGCCAACGCGCGCGTGCTGGCCGACTGGGCGCCGGGTGACCTGGACGAGCTGATCTGGTCGCACGCTCCCGACCCGGCCGGTCGGCCGGTCCCGAAGACCCTGGCCGACGTGCCGGCGGTGACGGAGGAGTCGACGGCCCTGTCGAAGGCCCTGAAGAAGCGGGGCCTGCGCTTCGTGGGCCCGACGACGGCATACGCGCTGATGCAGGCGTGCGGCCTGGTGGACGACCACCTGGAAGCCTGCGTGAGCCGTCTCGGCACGTCCGGGGACGCCTGA
- a CDS encoding enoyl-CoA hydratase/isomerase family protein, with protein MADTVLYEVSDGLATITLNRPEAMNALNIATKVALRDAVQSAAADDAVRAVLLTAAGERAFCVGQDLKEHIGLLAEGSKQVMSTVAEHYNPIVRALTEAPKPVVAAVNGVAAGAGFGFALAADYRVVADTASFNTSFAGVALTADSGVSWTLPRVIGPGRAADLLLFPRSITAQEAHELGIANRVVPAASLRTAAEQLARMLAEGPTVAYAAIKEAVAYGSSHSLAETLNREDELQTRAGASEDHAIAVRAFVNKEEPRYLGK; from the coding sequence ATGGCCGACACCGTGCTCTACGAGGTGAGCGACGGGCTCGCGACGATCACGCTGAACCGCCCCGAGGCGATGAACGCGCTGAACATCGCGACCAAGGTCGCCCTCCGGGACGCGGTCCAGTCCGCGGCTGCCGACGACGCCGTGCGGGCCGTCCTGCTGACCGCCGCCGGCGAGCGGGCGTTCTGCGTGGGACAGGACCTGAAGGAGCACATCGGGCTGCTGGCCGAAGGCTCGAAGCAGGTCATGAGCACGGTCGCCGAGCACTACAACCCGATCGTGCGGGCGCTGACCGAGGCGCCGAAGCCGGTGGTCGCCGCCGTGAACGGGGTCGCCGCGGGAGCCGGCTTCGGTTTCGCGCTGGCCGCGGACTACCGCGTCGTGGCCGACACGGCGTCCTTCAACACCTCGTTCGCGGGGGTCGCGCTCACCGCCGACTCCGGTGTCTCGTGGACCCTGCCCCGGGTGATCGGTCCGGGCCGGGCCGCCGACCTGCTGCTCTTCCCGCGCAGCATCACGGCCCAGGAGGCGCACGAGCTGGGCATCGCCAACCGGGTCGTACCGGCGGCCTCGCTGCGCACGGCGGCCGAGCAGCTGGCGCGGATGCTGGCCGAGGGGCCGACGGTGGCGTACGCGGCGATCAAGGAGGCGGTGGCCTACGGCTCCTCCCACTCGCTGGCCGAGACGCTGAACCGGGAGGACGAGCTACAGACGCGGGCCGGGGCCTCCGAGGACCACGCGATCGCGGTGCGGGCCTTCGTCAACAAGGAGGAGCCGAGGTACCTCGGCAAGTGA
- a CDS encoding DUF3117 domain-containing protein, whose translation MAAMKPRTGDGPLEVTKEGRGIVMRVPLEGGGRLVVELTPDEADALGDALKKVVG comes from the coding sequence ATGGCGGCCATGAAGCCGCGAACGGGTGACGGCCCGCTCGAGGTGACCAAGGAGGGGCGGGGCATCGTCATGCGCGTTCCGCTCGAAGGCGGCGGTCGACTCGTCGTCGAGCTGACCCCCGATGAGGCCGACGCGCTCGGCGACGCCCTCAAGAAGGTCGTCGGCTGA
- a CDS encoding O-methyltransferase, whose translation MCGFPAATDTVTPRQPRGQERVISGNRQASWAFADAYAAEDEALHWARDRAREAGLRSVSPSTGAALRMLAATVDAKAVAEIGTGTGVSGIHLLHGMRPDGVLTTVDPEPEHQQFARQAFRACGFASNRARFIPGRALDVLPRLADAGYDLVFCDGDRLELMEYLAESLRLLRPGGLVVFEGVFANGRTVDSGPQPTEVIRIRELLRAVRESQELVPSLLPVGDGLLCAVKR comes from the coding sequence ATCTGCGGGTTCCCGGCGGCAACGGATACAGTCACGCCCAGGCAACCACGGGGACAGGAGAGGGTCATTAGCGGCAACCGGCAGGCAAGCTGGGCGTTCGCCGACGCCTATGCCGCCGAGGACGAAGCGCTGCACTGGGCCCGTGACCGGGCACGTGAGGCAGGGCTGCGCTCGGTGTCGCCCAGCACGGGCGCCGCGCTGCGGATGCTCGCCGCCACCGTGGACGCGAAGGCGGTCGCGGAGATCGGTACCGGCACCGGCGTCTCCGGGATCCACCTGCTGCACGGAATGCGCCCGGACGGCGTCCTGACGACCGTCGACCCCGAGCCGGAGCACCAGCAGTTCGCCCGTCAGGCCTTTCGCGCCTGCGGCTTCGCCAGCAACCGGGCCCGGTTCATCCCCGGCCGCGCGCTCGACGTCCTGCCCCGCCTCGCGGACGCCGGCTACGACCTCGTCTTCTGCGACGGCGACCGCCTGGAACTCATGGAGTACCTCGCTGAATCGTTGCGCCTGCTGCGGCCGGGAGGACTCGTCGTCTTCGAGGGCGTCTTCGCCAACGGCCGCACGGTCGACTCCGGACCGCAGCCCACGGAGGTCATAAGGATCCGGGAGCTGCTGCGGGCGGTGCGCGAGAGCCAGGAACTGGTGCCTTCGCTGCTGCCGGTGGGCGACGGACTGCTGTGCGCGGTCAAGCGCTGA
- the sigE gene encoding RNA polymerase sigma factor SigE, with product MLRRFLGSAGRPKSVNDTAADHSQAAGTAAGPAQTATFSTDADGQAWTPPTWEEIVSMHSGRVYRLAYRLTGNQHDAEDLTQEVFVRVFRSLSTYTPGTFEGWLHRITTNLFLDMVRRKQRIRFDALGDDAAERLPSKEPTPQQIFNDAHFDADVQQALDTLAPEFRAAVVLCDIEGLSYEEIAATLGVKLGTVRSRIHRGRSQLRKALAHRSPEARAERRSFVPRVPALGGGRGATA from the coding sequence GTGCTGCGGCGCTTTCTCGGTTCGGCAGGCAGGCCGAAATCCGTGAACGACACCGCTGCTGACCACAGCCAGGCCGCAGGCACCGCCGCCGGCCCCGCCCAGACCGCGACCTTCTCCACCGACGCGGACGGGCAGGCGTGGACTCCGCCCACGTGGGAGGAGATCGTCAGCATGCACAGCGGCCGGGTCTACCGGCTCGCCTACCGTCTGACCGGTAACCAGCACGACGCCGAGGACCTCACCCAGGAGGTCTTCGTCCGCGTCTTCCGCTCCCTGTCGACGTACACCCCGGGCACCTTCGAGGGCTGGCTGCACCGCATCACCACCAACCTCTTCCTGGACATGGTCCGCCGCAAGCAGCGCATCCGCTTCGACGCGCTGGGCGACGACGCGGCCGAGCGGCTGCCCAGCAAGGAGCCCACCCCTCAGCAGATCTTCAACGACGCCCACTTCGACGCGGACGTCCAGCAGGCCCTCGACACCCTCGCGCCGGAGTTCCGTGCCGCGGTCGTCCTCTGCGACATCGAAGGCCTGTCCTACGAGGAGATCGCCGCGACCCTGGGCGTCAAGCTGGGCACGGTCCGCTCGCGCATCCACCGCGGCCGTTCGCAGCTGCGCAAGGCGCTTGCGCACCGCTCGCCCGAAGCACGTGCCGAGCGCCGCTCCTTCGTGCCCCGCGTTCCCGCTCTGGGAGGAGGAAGGGGCGCGACCGCGTGA
- a CDS encoding anti-sigma factor family protein, with translation MSGSRHNAAERLLAEQHLGDRLSALVDGELGHDTRERVLAHLATCPKCKSEVDAQRRLKNVFAEVAPPAPSESFLARLQGLPGGGDPDGGGTPLGGGGFADGVFGVSGTRRDEPFEFGYVPAHGHGSFLSPASDRGFRIHPVGRGDRHDAERSRGMRFAFVAAGAVSLAAIALGGMTTVAPIDTTADGRGGSGSGSNVTPARTPGTGSAASPENQRRRAAGPLLSQGGQLGDTPVAPTEVSAPLLPGVPSPAAGPVEQALHRLTSPMVAGAAVMSPLIRPLGTTPPIALTSLTTAPEVTGPGLLAAPVPTTTTSPSSQNTR, from the coding sequence GTGAGTGGATCCCGACACAACGCTGCCGAGAGGCTCCTCGCGGAGCAGCATCTCGGAGACCGGCTCTCCGCCCTGGTGGACGGCGAACTCGGTCACGACACCCGCGAGCGCGTGCTGGCGCATCTGGCGACCTGCCCGAAGTGCAAGTCGGAGGTCGACGCGCAGCGCCGACTGAAGAACGTCTTCGCGGAAGTCGCCCCGCCGGCCCCCTCCGAAAGCTTCCTGGCCCGCCTCCAGGGGCTTCCCGGGGGAGGTGACCCGGACGGCGGCGGCACGCCGCTGGGCGGGGGCGGGTTCGCCGACGGAGTCTTCGGAGTGAGTGGAACAAGACGGGACGAGCCGTTCGAGTTCGGCTACGTACCCGCCCATGGCCACGGCTCCTTCCTGTCACCGGCCTCGGACCGGGGCTTCCGTATCCACCCCGTCGGCCGTGGCGACCGCCATGACGCCGAGCGTTCGCGCGGTATGCGGTTCGCGTTCGTCGCCGCCGGCGCGGTGTCGCTGGCCGCGATCGCGCTGGGCGGCATGACGACCGTCGCTCCGATCGACACCACCGCGGACGGCCGCGGGGGCTCGGGCTCCGGGAGCAATGTGACACCGGCCCGCACCCCAGGCACGGGCTCGGCGGCGTCACCGGAGAACCAGCGTCGACGTGCCGCCGGCCCGCTGCTCTCCCAGGGCGGCCAGCTCGGCGACACCCCGGTCGCCCCGACCGAGGTGTCCGCACCGCTGCTGCCCGGCGTGCCCTCCCCGGCCGCCGGTCCGGTCGAACAGGCCCTGCACCGGCTCACCTCGCCCATGGTGGCCGGCGCCGCGGTGATGTCCCCGCTGATACGTCCGCTCGGCACCACCCCGCCGATCGCCCTGACCTCCCTGACCACCGCTCCGGAGGTCACCGGGCCCGGTCTGCTCGCCGCACCCGTCCCCACCACCACCACCTCGCCTTCCTCGCAGAACACCCGCTGA
- a CDS encoding S1C family serine protease, whose protein sequence is MHDPDPYSTPPYGEPGPWAPAPPVQHPAATATPAPAAHGAVPATPSPATGPATVESAGPGTAAVPAAPVAPVASVAPIAQAAPVAPAASVAQAAPAAPAAHAAPAAHAAPVAPGGQASPVDPAPALPADPWRRYDPWSAAPVAGATAAEGSRRGALGGGALQYTGAGGLAPYPGAGILTEAQQRRQARRWLVGGALLVALVAGGLGGAVGVYLERNGGLNPVELPQAAAEPIGRSADSVAGIAARALPGVVTLHVSGSEESATGTGFVLDSLGYILTNNHVVEPAGDDGGITVVFNGGQTAEAEVVGRDSGYDLAVVRVTGVKGLKPLYLGNSDNVRVGDPVVAIGAPFDLEGTVTSGIISAKERPITAGGESGDGSDVSYVDALQTDAPINPGNSGGPLLDAQGHVIGINSAIRSAADGTDTGSARAGSIGLGFAIPVNQGKRVAEELINTGRATHPVIGVTLDMDYAGDGARVGTADSAAGSPVTAGGPADRAGVRAGDVITEIDGRRVHSGEELIVKTRAHRPGDRLALTIQRDGRERTLTLVLGSSGGG, encoded by the coding sequence CTGCACGACCCCGACCCCTACAGCACCCCGCCATACGGCGAACCGGGCCCCTGGGCGCCCGCGCCGCCCGTCCAGCACCCGGCGGCGACCGCCACGCCCGCACCGGCCGCACACGGCGCTGTGCCGGCCACACCCTCGCCCGCCACGGGGCCGGCCACGGTGGAGTCCGCGGGCCCCGGAACAGCCGCAGTGCCTGCCGCGCCCGTCGCGCCCGTGGCGTCTGTCGCGCCCATCGCGCAAGCGGCGCCCGTCGCGCCTGCCGCGTCTGTTGCGCAAGCGGCGCCTGCTGCTCCTGCCGCGCACGCTGCTCCTGCCGCGCACGCTGCGCCTGTCGCGCCCGGCGGGCAGGCATCCCCGGTGGACCCCGCGCCTGCGCTCCCCGCCGACCCCTGGCGGCGTTACGACCCCTGGTCCGCTGCCCCCGTTGCCGGGGCCACGGCTGCCGAGGGTTCGCGTCGCGGAGCGCTCGGCGGCGGCGCCCTCCAGTACACGGGTGCGGGCGGGCTTGCGCCGTACCCCGGGGCGGGCATCCTCACCGAGGCCCAGCAGCGCAGGCAGGCGCGGCGGTGGCTGGTCGGCGGAGCCCTGCTCGTCGCGCTGGTCGCCGGCGGGCTCGGCGGAGCCGTGGGCGTCTATCTGGAGCGCAACGGCGGGCTCAACCCCGTAGAGCTGCCGCAGGCCGCCGCGGAGCCCATCGGGCGGTCCGCGGACAGCGTGGCCGGGATCGCCGCGCGCGCCCTGCCCGGCGTCGTCACACTGCATGTCAGCGGCAGCGAGGAGTCGGCCACCGGTACCGGCTTCGTGCTCGACTCGCTCGGCTACATCCTCACCAACAACCACGTCGTCGAGCCCGCCGGAGACGACGGTGGGATAACCGTCGTCTTCAACGGGGGCCAGACCGCCGAGGCCGAGGTCGTCGGCCGGGACAGCGGCTACGACCTCGCCGTGGTGAGGGTGACCGGAGTGAAGGGGCTGAAGCCCCTCTACCTCGGCAACTCCGACAACGTCCGGGTCGGGGATCCGGTCGTCGCCATCGGTGCCCCCTTCGATCTCGAGGGCACCGTCACCTCCGGCATCATCAGCGCCAAGGAACGGCCCATCACCGCCGGCGGCGAGAGCGGGGACGGGAGCGACGTGTCGTACGTCGACGCCCTCCAGACCGACGCGCCGATCAACCCGGGGAACTCCGGCGGGCCCCTCCTCGACGCGCAGGGCCATGTCATCGGCATCAACTCCGCCATCCGTTCCGCCGCAGACGGCACCGACACCGGCAGCGCCCGGGCCGGTTCGATCGGCCTGGGTTTCGCCATCCCGGTCAACCAGGGCAAGCGCGTCGCCGAGGAGCTGATCAACACCGGCAGGGCGACCCACCCGGTCATCGGCGTCACGCTCGACATGGACTACGCGGGTGACGGCGCCCGGGTCGGTACGGCGGACAGTGCCGCGGGCTCCCCGGTCACCGCGGGCGGGCCCGCCGACCGGGCCGGCGTCCGGGCGGGGGACGTCATCACGGAGATCGACGGCCGGCGCGTCCACTCCGGCGAGGAGCTGATCGTCAAGACCCGCGCCCACCGTCCCGGCGACCGGCTGGCGCTGACGATCCAGCGGGACGGCCGAGAACGCACCCTCACGCTGGTCCTCGGCTCGTCCGGCGGCGGCTGA
- a CDS encoding sec-independent translocase, with amino-acid sequence MFNDIGPLELVTIVVLAVLVFGPDKLPKVIQDVMRTVRKIREFSESAKADIRSELGPEFKDFEFEDLNPKTFIRKQLDNDELGLKEIRNGFDLKKEMAEVTDAVHSRDTDAAASGSSASAISSGSAASSGDGRIDMTKKPEEPGKDDRPPYDADAT; translated from the coding sequence GTGTTCAATGACATAGGACCGCTCGAGCTGGTGACGATCGTCGTCCTGGCCGTGCTCGTCTTCGGTCCGGACAAGCTCCCGAAGGTCATCCAGGACGTGATGCGTACCGTCCGGAAGATCCGTGAGTTCTCGGAGAGCGCCAAGGCGGACATCCGCAGCGAACTGGGGCCGGAGTTCAAGGACTTCGAGTTCGAGGACCTCAACCCCAAGACGTTCATCCGCAAGCAGCTGGACAACGACGAGCTGGGGCTGAAGGAGATCCGCAACGGCTTCGACCTGAAGAAGGAGATGGCCGAGGTCACGGACGCCGTCCACAGCCGCGACACGGACGCCGCCGCCTCGGGTTCGTCCGCCTCGGCGATTTCGTCGGGTTCGGCGGCGTCTTCGGGGGACGGTCGTATCGACATGACGAAGAAGCCCGAAGAGCCCGGCAAGGACGACCGTCCGCCCTACGACGCGGACGCCACCTGA
- a CDS encoding Mrp/NBP35 family ATP-binding protein, whose amino-acid sequence MASEDAVREALATVNDPEINRPITELGMVKSVEIGADGTVAVTVYLTVSGCPMRETITQRVTDAVSRVDGVTRVDVTLDVMSDEQRKELANALRGGQTEREVPFAKPGSLTRVYAVASGKGGVGKSSVTVNLAAAMAADGLKVGVVDADIYGHSVPRMLGADGSPTQVENMIMPPSAHGVKVISIGMFTPGNAPVVWRGPMLHRALQQFLSDVYWGDLDVLLLDLPPGTGDIAISVAQLVPNAEILVVTTPQQAAAEVAERAGSIAVQTHQKIVGVVENMSGLPCPHCGEMVDVFGTGGGQSVAEGLTRTTGANVPVLGSIPIDVRLREGGDEGKPVVLTDPESPAGSALRAIAGKLGGRARGLSGLSLGITPRNKF is encoded by the coding sequence ATGGCTAGCGAAGACGCGGTGCGCGAGGCACTGGCGACGGTGAACGACCCCGAGATCAACCGGCCCATCACCGAACTCGGGATGGTGAAGTCGGTAGAGATCGGCGCGGACGGGACGGTCGCGGTCACCGTGTACCTGACGGTCTCCGGCTGCCCGATGCGCGAAACGATCACACAGCGGGTGACCGACGCGGTCTCCCGGGTCGACGGCGTCACCCGCGTCGACGTCACTCTCGACGTCATGAGCGACGAGCAGCGCAAGGAGCTGGCGAACGCCCTGCGCGGCGGCCAGACCGAGCGCGAGGTCCCGTTCGCCAAGCCGGGCTCGCTGACCCGGGTGTACGCGGTCGCGTCCGGCAAGGGCGGCGTCGGCAAGTCGTCGGTGACGGTGAACCTGGCGGCGGCGATGGCGGCCGACGGTCTGAAGGTGGGCGTCGTCGACGCCGACATCTACGGCCACAGCGTGCCGCGCATGCTGGGCGCGGACGGCAGTCCCACCCAGGTCGAGAACATGATCATGCCGCCGTCCGCGCACGGCGTGAAGGTCATCTCCATCGGCATGTTCACCCCGGGCAACGCCCCGGTCGTCTGGCGCGGCCCGATGCTCCACCGCGCGCTCCAGCAGTTCCTGTCGGACGTGTACTGGGGCGACCTGGACGTGCTGCTGCTCGACCTCCCGCCGGGCACCGGCGACATCGCGATCTCCGTGGCGCAGCTGGTCCCGAACGCCGAGATCCTCGTCGTGACGACCCCGCAGCAGGCGGCCGCCGAGGTGGCCGAGCGGGCGGGATCCATCGCCGTCCAGACCCACCAGAAGATCGTCGGCGTGGTCGAGAACATGTCCGGTCTGCCCTGCCCGCACTGCGGGGAGATGGTCGACGTCTTCGGCACCGGCGGCGGACAGTCGGTGGCCGAGGGACTGACCCGCACGACCGGCGCGAACGTCCCGGTGCTCGGCTCCATCCCGATCGACGTCCGGCTGCGCGAGGGCGGCGACGAGGGCAAGCCGGTCGTCCTGACCGACCCGGAGTCCCCGGCGGGCTCCGCCCTGCGGGCCATCGCGGGCAAGCTGGGCGGCAGGGCGCGCGGTCTCTCGGGACTGTCGCTCGGCATCACGCCCAGGAACAAGTTCTAG